One genomic region from Muriicola soli encodes:
- a CDS encoding tetratricopeptide repeat protein codes for MLKKKTAFTLMALGLFSMAIAQESVIYTHEDSDYNQALQLYNNSQYQAAQTLFKKVRARTTNEETKANSAYYAANAAVRLNQIGADRLMEDFVESFPTSTKRDAAFLDVADYYFANAKYPYALKWYKKVEPYTVPKKDRQRFNFNMGYSLFAAKKPEEAKTYFNRVSNSAEYGSQAKYYLGFIAYQQDDYQGATESFDQITDQELLSENLSYFQADLNFKLGNFEEAIALGKKQLPNSDRQEISELNKIIGESYFNLQQYKEAIPYLEAYRGKRGKWNNTDYYQLGYCYYQQQDYANAILQFNKIIGGQNSVAQNAYYHLAECYLKLDKKQEALNAFRNASQMEFSPEIEKDALLNYARLSYEIGNAYEPVTLVLSTYLDRYPKDTYAPELQELLVDSYLTSRNFKGALELLEQNRNYANKTTYQKVAFFRGMELFLEGDYAETAEVLDRAIKSDADALFTARARYWKAEASFLLNRFDEALVEYIRFQQSQAASSTKEYKDLDYNLGYTYFKLKDYNSAIPYFARYKSGTAEKEKVDDALVRLGDCYFVTSKYDRAIDAYADYLSGNGREKDYAAFQKAVSYGFTGRNSTKLAELNSFITSYPASTLKDDVLFELGNSYIRDNKEQEGLKAYADLVNSYSSSKLVPQALLRQGLVHYNANRNDEALNKFSTVVDKYPNSQEAIQAVNTAKLVYMDMGRVNEYAAWVRNLDFVEVSDAELDNATFESAEKQDIEGRTAAAIRGYESYISEFPSGLHIVDAHFKLAQLYFSEGNQEKALTSFTYVADRGGSEYYEQALTRVCELLLAKNDMAAAMNYLSRLEESADIAQNRTYARQNLMKGYYEQKNYKKTLEYAEKVLKTEGIDDRIKSDANIMIARSAMSTSDEITAEEAYAKVLKTSSGSLAAEALYFDAYFKQKKGAFEKSNISVQKLAREYAIYKEWGGKGLIVMAQNFYALGDAFQATYILESVISNFSQFPEIESKARQELSLIKSKEAEKNASVDTGEN; via the coding sequence ATGTTAAAGAAAAAAACCGCTTTTACCCTTATGGCCCTTGGCCTGTTCTCCATGGCAATTGCTCAGGAATCTGTCATCTATACCCATGAAGACAGTGATTACAATCAAGCTCTGCAACTCTATAATAATAGTCAATACCAGGCAGCCCAAACCCTTTTTAAAAAGGTAAGAGCAAGAACTACAAACGAGGAAACCAAGGCAAACAGTGCATATTATGCCGCCAACGCTGCGGTACGACTCAACCAGATTGGTGCAGACCGTCTAATGGAAGATTTTGTGGAAAGTTTTCCCACATCTACAAAAAGAGATGCTGCCTTTTTGGATGTGGCCGATTATTATTTTGCAAATGCCAAATACCCTTATGCCCTGAAATGGTATAAAAAAGTGGAGCCTTATACCGTACCGAAGAAAGACCGGCAACGCTTTAATTTTAATATGGGGTACTCCCTCTTTGCTGCTAAAAAACCCGAAGAGGCCAAAACCTATTTCAACAGAGTGTCCAATTCTGCTGAATACGGTTCGCAGGCCAAGTATTATCTTGGTTTTATTGCTTACCAGCAAGATGATTACCAAGGAGCAACCGAAAGTTTTGACCAGATTACAGACCAGGAATTGCTCAGTGAAAACCTTTCCTATTTTCAGGCAGACCTGAACTTTAAGCTCGGTAATTTTGAAGAAGCCATCGCTTTGGGAAAAAAGCAACTTCCTAATTCGGACAGGCAGGAAATTTCCGAACTCAACAAGATCATTGGAGAAAGTTATTTTAATCTGCAGCAATACAAGGAGGCCATTCCTTATCTCGAAGCTTATAGGGGAAAGCGCGGTAAATGGAACAATACAGACTATTACCAGTTGGGGTATTGCTATTACCAACAACAAGATTACGCCAATGCCATCCTTCAATTTAACAAGATCATTGGAGGACAGAATAGCGTAGCTCAGAATGCGTATTACCATCTGGCAGAATGCTACCTGAAACTCGACAAGAAACAAGAGGCACTTAATGCCTTCAGGAATGCATCACAAATGGAATTCTCGCCTGAAATAGAAAAAGATGCCCTTCTCAATTACGCCCGTCTTAGTTATGAGATCGGGAATGCCTATGAGCCGGTCACTCTGGTGCTTTCCACATATTTGGATCGATACCCCAAAGACACTTATGCTCCTGAACTTCAGGAATTGCTTGTGGATTCCTACCTGACCTCCAGGAATTTTAAGGGGGCATTGGAATTGCTTGAACAGAACAGGAATTACGCAAATAAAACGACCTATCAAAAAGTAGCTTTTTTCAGAGGGATGGAATTATTCCTCGAAGGAGATTATGCCGAAACAGCTGAGGTCTTAGACAGAGCCATTAAAAGTGATGCTGATGCCTTATTTACCGCAAGGGCCAGATATTGGAAAGCCGAGGCCAGTTTCTTACTCAATCGTTTTGACGAAGCCCTGGTGGAATACATCCGTTTTCAGCAAAGTCAGGCAGCCTCAAGTACCAAAGAATACAAGGACCTGGACTACAATTTGGGATATACCTATTTCAAGCTAAAGGACTACAATTCGGCCATTCCGTATTTTGCGCGATATAAGTCGGGCACAGCCGAGAAGGAAAAAGTTGATGACGCTTTGGTGCGACTCGGCGACTGCTATTTTGTAACCAGTAAATACGACAGGGCCATAGATGCATATGCCGACTACCTTTCCGGCAACGGGAGGGAAAAGGACTATGCGGCTTTCCAAAAAGCGGTCAGTTACGGGTTTACAGGCAGAAATTCGACCAAATTAGCGGAGCTCAATTCATTTATTACTTCATATCCGGCTTCAACACTAAAAGACGACGTTCTTTTTGAACTTGGGAATTCCTATATCCGTGATAACAAGGAGCAGGAAGGCCTCAAGGCTTATGCCGATTTAGTGAACTCATACAGCAGCAGCAAACTGGTACCACAGGCTCTTCTAAGGCAGGGCCTGGTGCATTACAACGCTAACCGTAACGATGAGGCATTGAATAAATTCAGCACCGTCGTAGATAAATACCCTAATTCACAGGAGGCTATACAGGCCGTAAACACTGCAAAACTGGTCTATATGGATATGGGCCGTGTAAATGAATACGCGGCCTGGGTAAGAAATCTTGATTTTGTTGAAGTGTCAGACGCTGAATTGGATAATGCCACTTTTGAATCTGCAGAAAAACAGGATATAGAAGGAAGGACCGCTGCTGCTATTCGCGGTTACGAAAGCTATATATCAGAATTTCCCTCCGGCCTTCATATTGTCGATGCCCATTTTAAGCTTGCACAACTGTACTTTTCTGAGGGAAATCAGGAGAAGGCTTTAACTTCCTTTACCTATGTCGCAGACCGGGGAGGAAGCGAGTATTACGAACAGGCATTGACTCGGGTTTGCGAACTCTTATTGGCAAAGAATGACATGGCTGCTGCTATGAATTATTTGAGTCGACTGGAGGAATCCGCTGACATAGCGCAGAACAGAACATACGCCAGGCAGAATCTGATGAAGGGGTATTACGAACAAAAGAATTACAAAAAAACACTGGAATACGCAGAAAAGGTATTGAAAACAGAAGGAATAGATGACCGTATCAAGAGCGATGCAAACATCATGATTGCAAGATCAGCTATGAGTACTTCTGATGAAATCACAGCAGAAGAGGCGTACGCAAAAGTGCTGAAGACTTCTTCCGGATCATTGGCAGCGGAAGCCCTGTATTTCGACG
- a CDS encoding cell division ATP-binding protein FtsE, giving the protein MEEPILSLKEVAVYQKENLVLNDINLEVKKGEFVYLIGKTGSGKSSFMKTLYADLPLKQGHGRVVGFNLKTLEEKNIPYLRRKLGVVFQDFKLLPDRNIHKNLLFVLRATGWKDAAKMNAKIEEVLEKVGMKTKGFKFPHELSGGEQQRIAIARALLNDPELILADEPTGNLDPQTSVEVMKVLQEINKTGRTILMATHDYALILKYPSKTLKCDGNKVFEVVQKAV; this is encoded by the coding sequence ATGGAAGAGCCCATACTAAGCTTAAAAGAAGTTGCCGTTTACCAAAAAGAGAATTTGGTGTTGAATGATATCAACCTAGAGGTAAAGAAAGGTGAATTTGTGTACCTCATCGGTAAGACGGGAAGTGGTAAAAGTAGCTTTATGAAAACCCTATACGCTGATCTCCCTCTTAAGCAAGGTCATGGCAGGGTGGTCGGATTCAATCTCAAAACACTTGAAGAAAAGAACATTCCCTATCTCAGGAGGAAATTAGGTGTGGTATTCCAGGATTTTAAACTCCTTCCGGACAGAAACATACACAAAAACCTCCTTTTTGTATTGAGGGCCACCGGATGGAAAGACGCGGCCAAAATGAATGCCAAAATCGAGGAGGTACTCGAAAAGGTAGGTATGAAGACAAAGGGATTTAAGTTTCCTCATGAACTTTCGGGAGGAGAACAACAACGGATAGCTATTGCCAGAGCCTTACTCAATGATCCCGAACTCATTCTCGCAGACGAACCCACAGGGAATCTGGATCCCCAGACCAGCGTTGAGGTTATGAAAGTATTGCAGGAAATCAATAAGACGGGCCGTACCATTCTCATGGCTACCCATGATTATGCGCTCATCCTTAAATATCCTTCCAAGACCTTAAAATGCGACGGAAATAAGGTTTTTGAAGTAGTCCAGAAAGCAGTTTAA
- a CDS encoding aryl-sulfate sulfotransferase: MKLKAFAFPLFLLFFISCKTDSPPKTEMAVEEVKVWQPDDTRSMTGVMAKRGLIYDSETDTEGYVLFEPSSSTKTFLINKNGEVVHSWNSDLNSMNSYLQPNGNLIRMERDENFPTFAAGGQSGRIKEYDWEGNLLWDFEYYSETYLTHHDIEIMPNGNILAISYDALSAEEAEAAGMDPQHIPKAGIWLDKIIEIEPVKPKGGKIVWEWRMQDHLVQEFDPDKENYGVIAEHPRKININIASEEAGPPMTQERLDQMKKMGFITSNATVDNQGSDITHTNAVSYNSELDQIVISVPGYGEIFVIDHSTSTEEARTASGGNSGLGGELLYRWGNPANYGKGSKEDQMLHGQHDSKWIPQGYPGEGNLMVYNNDIPHPDNKLPNMWAAMGENSTPELKVAIGDVGNYSAVHEWAIPTSENGNYEPGENGVFGPETPDWTYNAPDKYSIYSSFISGAHRLKNGHTFITQGMQGRFLEIDENGRRVWEYWNPYVYDYKLPDGSPAQPTGPFVFGIFRSTLYPGDYAAFGGKKLEPISPQPDPFIFKMPPPPEENTQ; the protein is encoded by the coding sequence ATGAAACTGAAAGCTTTCGCCTTTCCCCTTTTCCTGCTATTCTTCATTTCATGTAAAACCGATTCTCCTCCAAAGACCGAAATGGCGGTGGAGGAAGTCAAAGTTTGGCAACCCGATGATACCCGAAGTATGACGGGAGTCATGGCCAAAAGGGGCCTGATTTACGATTCTGAAACGGATACAGAAGGGTATGTACTTTTTGAACCTTCGAGCAGCACAAAAACCTTTTTGATCAACAAAAACGGGGAGGTCGTACACAGCTGGAATTCTGATCTCAATTCCATGAATTCCTATCTTCAGCCTAACGGAAATCTCATTCGGATGGAGCGTGATGAGAATTTCCCAACTTTTGCTGCCGGGGGACAATCCGGGAGGATTAAAGAGTACGACTGGGAGGGCAATCTGTTATGGGATTTTGAGTACTACAGTGAAACTTACCTCACCCATCACGATATTGAAATAATGCCCAATGGCAACATCCTTGCGATTTCCTATGATGCTTTAAGTGCGGAAGAGGCTGAAGCCGCTGGCATGGATCCTCAACACATTCCCAAAGCGGGCATATGGCTCGATAAGATCATAGAGATTGAACCGGTTAAGCCCAAAGGAGGTAAAATCGTCTGGGAATGGAGGATGCAAGATCACCTCGTTCAGGAATTCGATCCTGATAAGGAGAATTACGGTGTAATTGCAGAACATCCCAGAAAAATAAACATCAATATAGCCAGTGAAGAGGCCGGGCCCCCAATGACGCAGGAAAGGCTTGATCAGATGAAAAAAATGGGATTTATAACATCCAATGCTACGGTAGACAACCAGGGTTCGGATATCACTCATACCAATGCCGTTTCATATAATTCAGAACTCGATCAGATTGTGATCAGTGTCCCGGGCTATGGAGAAATCTTTGTTATCGATCACAGTACCAGTACCGAAGAAGCCAGAACCGCTTCAGGGGGTAATTCCGGATTAGGGGGAGAGCTTCTCTATCGCTGGGGGAATCCCGCCAATTACGGCAAGGGAAGCAAAGAAGATCAAATGCTCCATGGACAACACGACAGTAAATGGATACCGCAAGGATATCCCGGAGAAGGGAATCTGATGGTTTACAACAACGATATCCCCCACCCTGATAACAAATTGCCTAATATGTGGGCCGCCATGGGCGAGAATTCCACCCCTGAATTAAAAGTAGCCATCGGCGATGTAGGTAATTATTCTGCCGTTCATGAATGGGCGATTCCCACATCTGAGAACGGTAATTATGAGCCCGGGGAAAATGGCGTCTTTGGACCGGAGACTCCTGACTGGACTTATAATGCACCGGACAAGTATTCTATTTACTCGTCATTTATTTCAGGGGCTCATCGATTGAAGAATGGGCACACTTTTATCACCCAGGGCATGCAGGGAAGATTCCTTGAGATCGATGAGAATGGAAGGCGGGTCTGGGAATACTGGAACCCTTATGTGTACGACTATAAATTACCAGACGGATCACCGGCGCAACCCACTGGTCCTTTTGTATTTGGAATTTTTAGGAGCACTCTATACCCTGGGGATTACGCGGCCTTTGGAGGTAAAAAATTAGAGCCCATAAGCCCCCAACCTGACCCGTTTATTTTTAAAATGCCTCCTCCTCCGGAAGAAAACACTCAGTAA
- a CDS encoding sulfotransferase family protein yields MSIKIIGAGFPRTGTTTLKRSLEMLGFNRVYHMKELLVNPHNLHYWKTLSETGDTDWEGLYKGYDATVDFPGYPWYKEHMKRYPDAKVILTVRDFEAWYKSVDSTVYRAGPQTPGEKIKMMGKLLFSARARNVVKCIKFFKKTFFAGELSGNFEDKAHAKKVWEGHLAEVQRFVPEEKLLVYDVRDGWAPLCKFLGVEEPTDTLPHLNKKENFKEMLPKLMKGEMA; encoded by the coding sequence ATGTCAATAAAAATTATTGGTGCCGGATTCCCGAGAACGGGAACCACAACTCTCAAGAGATCCTTGGAAATGTTAGGGTTTAATCGTGTGTATCACATGAAAGAACTCCTTGTAAATCCTCATAATCTTCACTATTGGAAAACACTTTCTGAAACCGGGGACACGGATTGGGAAGGACTGTACAAAGGCTACGACGCCACGGTGGATTTTCCGGGCTATCCCTGGTACAAAGAACATATGAAACGCTATCCGGATGCTAAAGTGATCCTCACCGTTAGGGATTTTGAGGCCTGGTATAAAAGTGTAGATAGCACGGTATACCGCGCAGGCCCTCAAACTCCGGGAGAAAAAATAAAAATGATGGGGAAACTGCTCTTTAGTGCCAGAGCGAGAAATGTGGTGAAATGCATCAAATTCTTTAAAAAGACCTTTTTTGCAGGAGAATTGAGTGGCAATTTCGAAGACAAGGCACACGCTAAAAAAGTATGGGAAGGACACTTGGCAGAGGTCCAAAGATTCGTCCCGGAGGAAAAATTGCTGGTGTACGATGTACGTGATGGGTGGGCACCACTCTGTAAATTCCTGGGTGTTGAAGAACCTACCGATACCCTGCCTCATTTAAATAAAAAGGAAAATTTTAAAGAAATGCTACCTAAGCTGATGAAAGGTGAAATGGCCTGA
- a CDS encoding MFS transporter: MNSETWQVKATLLLVSSLTIMSMITISASLPDMTTTFSKVPNHVALVKLSLSFPGLFIALSAIVAGIIIDKTGRLKLLGIALVLYAIGGTSGYWLNNLYAILAGRALLGISVGISMTIVTTLVADYYQGKARQKFAGLQIAVMSLGGILFITLGGILADIDWRVPFLLYLFSLLILPPAFLFLKEPQRMSRPTVKSKIKSPGIIWLIFGNVMLMWIIFFIIPVQIPFYLKSIGVEKNTMIGIAIASSTLFSAVSSFSYSRIKDLLGFRQIFGLGYFLMALAFIAIAFGNSYGMVLLGMLLAGLGMGLMIPNANVWVMQLAPQEIRGQEIGRLTTFWFFGQFLSPLVLLPFLDYFTLDQLFYGLGIVLFGLTLIFIIWYWVKPRQLR; this comes from the coding sequence ATGAATTCAGAAACCTGGCAGGTAAAAGCTACTTTATTATTGGTGAGTAGTCTTACCATCATGTCGATGATTACCATTTCGGCTTCCCTTCCGGATATGACCACGACCTTTTCCAAGGTGCCTAATCACGTTGCGCTGGTCAAATTATCCCTGTCATTTCCAGGGCTTTTTATAGCACTAAGTGCCATTGTAGCAGGCATCATCATTGATAAAACCGGTAGATTAAAACTATTGGGGATTGCATTGGTCCTTTATGCCATTGGAGGCACTTCGGGATATTGGCTTAACAACCTCTACGCTATTCTGGCCGGCAGGGCTCTGCTGGGAATTTCTGTAGGAATTTCCATGACCATAGTGACTACCCTAGTAGCCGATTACTATCAAGGCAAGGCGCGACAAAAATTTGCCGGTCTTCAAATTGCGGTGATGTCCCTGGGAGGAATCCTCTTTATTACGCTGGGAGGTATTCTCGCTGATATTGACTGGCGCGTACCTTTTTTATTGTACTTGTTTTCCCTGCTGATACTCCCTCCGGCATTTCTTTTTCTAAAAGAACCCCAGAGGATGAGTCGGCCCACAGTAAAAAGCAAGATTAAATCTCCGGGGATCATCTGGCTGATCTTTGGCAATGTTATGCTAATGTGGATCATCTTTTTTATCATCCCTGTACAAATTCCCTTTTATCTCAAATCAATTGGGGTAGAAAAGAATACCATGATCGGAATTGCCATAGCTTCCAGCACTTTGTTTTCTGCAGTCTCATCTTTTTCTTACAGCAGGATCAAGGACCTGTTGGGTTTCCGACAGATCTTTGGGCTGGGCTACTTTCTGATGGCATTAGCTTTTATTGCCATTGCTTTTGGAAATTCTTATGGAATGGTTCTGCTGGGAATGCTGCTGGCAGGTTTGGGCATGGGACTAATGATCCCTAATGCCAATGTTTGGGTGATGCAATTAGCGCCTCAGGAAATCCGTGGTCAGGAAATTGGACGATTAACAACCTTTTGGTTTTTTGGACAGTTCTTATCCCCACTTGTTCTTCTACCTTTTTTGGATTACTTTACCCTTGATCAATTATTCTATGGTCTCGGAATCGTCTTGTTCGGTCTCACCCTAATCTTTATAATCTGGTACTGGGTTAAGCCTCGACAATTACGGTGA
- a CDS encoding NUDIX hydrolase, with protein sequence MIRKVKTSAPDKKSNPLIGVLLFIISLILLVITGPIGFLYGILHTLFKNGITGLGEYLLKIAISVDQLGNVMMQHLLNLLWIRKGGYPFGNRDETISSALGRNKRLGMLTRFGRGIDSFLDVIDPNHSLNSIDYYIEPSPRIIDKLAWVHIENKRILCVRSKGKVLFYIPGGKREKGESDLMALSREILEELQVRLDTRSFTFLENFEAQADGKPAGILVRMRCYESSYQGKLKPASEIAEMQWLGYNDREKVSKVAQLVFDYLKNEGRL encoded by the coding sequence TTGATACGGAAAGTAAAAACCTCAGCTCCCGATAAAAAGTCTAATCCCCTAATCGGGGTATTACTCTTTATTATATCTCTGATCTTATTGGTCATTACGGGGCCTATTGGCTTCCTCTATGGAATACTTCACACTTTATTTAAGAACGGTATTACGGGCCTGGGAGAATATTTACTCAAAATTGCCATTTCAGTTGACCAGTTGGGAAATGTAATGATGCAGCATTTATTGAATCTATTGTGGATCAGAAAAGGAGGTTATCCTTTTGGAAATAGGGATGAGACCATTTCAAGTGCTCTGGGCAGGAATAAGAGATTGGGAATGCTCACCCGTTTTGGGCGAGGTATTGACAGTTTTCTGGATGTCATAGACCCCAATCACTCCCTGAATTCTATTGACTATTATATTGAACCCTCTCCCAGGATCATTGACAAATTAGCCTGGGTACACATAGAGAATAAACGGATTTTATGTGTGAGGAGTAAAGGGAAGGTGTTGTTTTATATTCCCGGAGGGAAAAGGGAGAAAGGAGAATCAGACTTGATGGCCCTCAGCAGGGAAATCCTGGAAGAATTGCAGGTAAGGCTAGACACCAGGAGTTTTACCTTTTTAGAAAATTTTGAAGCGCAGGCAGATGGCAAGCCGGCAGGTATATTGGTTCGTATGCGCTGTTACGAATCCTCCTACCAGGGAAAATTGAAACCCGCTTCCGAGATAGCTGAAATGCAATGGCTGGGGTATAACGACAGGGAAAAAGTCTCAAAAGTCGCACAATTGGTTTTTGATTATCTGAAAAATGAAGGCAGACTTTGA
- the ppgK gene encoding polyphosphate--glucose phosphotransferase: protein MTVLGIDIGGSGMKGALVDTVTGEKLTERFRIPTPESRKPKPMARVFKEIVDHFDYSGPVGCGFPTTLRHGVCKSKGNLHKKWVNVNVKELFSEVSGLPVTVINDADAAGYATMNYGVGKGRKGFVVMITIGTGLGSGVFWDGELIPNFELGQIPYKEYNKIEMWAAASAKEKEGLSYEEWGKRFNIFLEYVEVIVSPDLIILGGGTSKDFDEYKDFITIETPVIPAGLQNHAGIIGAAAAAMHHPITLD from the coding sequence ATGACTGTACTGGGAATTGACATAGGAGGATCGGGTATGAAAGGAGCCCTGGTAGATACTGTTACTGGAGAAAAATTGACAGAAAGATTTCGTATTCCTACTCCGGAATCACGCAAACCTAAACCTATGGCCAGGGTTTTTAAGGAAATTGTGGACCATTTCGACTATTCAGGACCTGTGGGTTGCGGTTTCCCTACCACCCTGAGACACGGGGTTTGCAAATCAAAAGGAAACCTACATAAAAAATGGGTTAATGTCAATGTAAAAGAACTATTCAGTGAGGTTTCAGGATTACCGGTGACCGTGATCAATGACGCCGATGCCGCCGGGTATGCCACGATGAATTACGGGGTTGGTAAAGGGCGCAAAGGTTTTGTGGTTATGATAACTATCGGTACCGGTCTTGGAAGTGGTGTCTTCTGGGATGGTGAACTCATCCCCAATTTCGAGTTAGGACAGATCCCATACAAAGAATACAATAAGATAGAGATGTGGGCTGCCGCATCGGCTAAAGAAAAAGAAGGTCTTTCCTATGAGGAATGGGGAAAGCGATTTAATATTTTTCTCGAGTATGTTGAAGTAATTGTCTCCCCTGATCTGATTATTTTAGGTGGTGGGACTTCAAAGGATTTTGATGAGTACAAGGATTTCATAACCATTGAAACTCCGGTTATTCCGGCAGGGCTGCAAAACCACGCAGGGATCATTGGAGCAGCTGCAGCTGCTATGCACCATCCTATTACATTGGATTAG